The following nucleotide sequence is from Halictus rubicundus isolate RS-2024b chromosome 7, iyHalRubi1_principal, whole genome shotgun sequence.
CCTAACGATCAATGCAATAACATTCGTGAGTAAAAAAGTAGTACCATAATAATGGCACCGTTGGCAATCTCCATTCACCAGTTATTTTTACTGCGATTCATTTTACTAGTCTTAACGTAGCGAAGCGTAAAAATCTAATAGgctttcataaaaaaaaaaaaactattagaACGCGTAAGAATGCTCTGACCGTTGCGTTTAACTTTTCTTTCAATAAATGAAGCTTGCAGGCATAGTTGGTGTGGTGACGTCAGTGTGGACCCTCACGGACGACAGGATAATGTCCAGATTGATTGGGCACCAGATTTTCCTCGTGACTTTATTGTTTGTCGGTCTCGTCGGATCTCTTGCTTCATTACTCGGGATAATTAGTTTAGTCCGAAAACGGAAGAAGTACTTGAAGACCGTTGGTTTAACTCTACTATCGTTGTTAAGAAGTATTGTGACACGTTGCCTACCGACGTTTATTCAAAACTTCTTAAAAATCTATGATACATAGCCACAGAATCTTTATTGGCATAATATATAGTTATTCAGAaatctattaataaatttttggtaggtaaagtgttaactAACCACTAATAATTACTAgagtattattatttaatgCCAGTACATATTTCTTTGCCTGCTGTTCCTCTGCGCCATCTTCGTAACTGCTATATCAAGCTTCTGGATCATCGaagaaattctaaaaaatattcaaGCTGACATGGTCACCGCCATGAGGAACTATGATTCCTCACCGTCGAGTAGAAGGTCATGGGACAGTACCCACACATACGTAAGAGGCCAACTCCTTTTGACAGTCATGTTACGATGTCTCCTTCGCCTTACCTTTTTCATATCTCTTCGAGTACTTGAGATATTAAGAAAGAACTGTATTTTAGCTGAAGTGTTGCGGGATTCAGTCCTCGCGTGATTGGACCAAGTACGAGATTAATATCCCGAAGAGTTGCTGTGCTACAGTCATTGAAGAAGTAACTCCTTTGgcgatttattaaatttttttattccttCTAAAACCTGATttgttattaatatttctaGTGTATAAATATCACGGAAGCTGTAGCGTTCAAATCCGGATGTCTTCAAAACGCTGCGCTTCTGTTGAAATCGCATGTCCATGCCATAAGCATAACAGCGCTGCTGATTTTTCTGATCCTAGTAAGACAAAGAACATAAACAAAGAATATAGGctcttcaaaatttatttaacccttcTTCGGAAATATGTTAAACCACTGCATAAAATCTCTTCACTGTTTATCCGTTTCGCTCTTTAAAAATCAAAGTACTTAATAATATTGATTTGGTCTGGTATCAAATATAATTCGTTGTATATATcgcaaaaataatttctatcaGGTTTGTTAAACAAAAGTTACCCTAATCCGCATGGACCCGTAATCTTTTGCAGGAACATAAATCCTAAGAGGGTGGAGGAAATTCAAGGTTTCACAATTTTACTATCTTTTCATTATCAAACAAACCAACCAAGTTTAATCGTTTTCTTTCAGTTAATTAATTTGTCCCTCGCCCTCTGCATCCTGCGCAGATTGAAGAAACGTCGATCCAGCCGCTGAGAATCTCATCCCAACTGGTCAAGAACTATGCCGAACACCCCTGAAGAGGCTGAGGGCGAAGGATCGACGCACGAGGATCGAGAAGACAAAATGACAAACTGCCCGATGAAACGTTTTCCCGTTTTTATTATCATATATAGATCATATATTTTCTGAAAACACTTAATATATTGTACTTATGATAGTAATATTGTAAGTTATTGGACATGCTGGTTGGGTGGGGGCACAGTGTGTGCCTGTCATGGCGGCGATTCGTCGATTAGAGTTCCacgtattttttaattattttcccgTTGTTTTTGTTCcttcgtttttttttacaacTCTTTCGAGAGCTTCCACGACGACCGTGGATTCTCGGATCGTCGAAGAACGCCAGGAGAAaaaaatacatttataaaaaattatctcCATCGTGGCCATCGTGCTCTGATCAGTCCTCGAAAGGGTTCCCGAAACGAGACTTTTGTGTTTttcctattcttttcttttgctttaaatagggggggggggagaggggaggggcaGAGTCCCGACAACATGACGTAATCCCAATTCGTTCGTTGCGAGACGACAAAAATGTATTGACATCGTTAATAATAACTCGTTGAACGCGATACAGATCTGTCTTTATCTCTCCTAATCGCCCAGATACCCTAAGTACCTGTGCTTGCACCTGTTCGTCCACGAATTTTCAGCTAATCCGCCGTTCccttgtatacatatacatgtgtacatatacatacatatagatCCACCTGTCCACTTGTGCGCTCGCGTTCGCGTGTACCAAATCGGTCGATCCTCGAAAATCTCTCATGTCTTCACCGCTCTCAATTGTAAAAGACGATATCTGATGAGTGTAATattttttccttttattatacaTTCATTGCGTCATTCGTCGAGTGATCTGATTCGTCTGTGGAGCCTTGGACACATtcgaaaatttatataatacaaacTTAAGAATCTTCAACACCGCACCAACTCGATTAATGTGTTTGAGACTAATTTCTATCGAATTGGTAAATGAAGAAAGTTTTGAAATAGACAAAAGTTTGATCGAGTATTTAAACAAGTGTGTCAATTGCATAATTGTTagcaacaattttaatagaGTCACGCTGGACCAGAGAGTCCACTTAAGGCCCACTTAATTAtcgttctattttattttttattc
It contains:
- the LOC143355682 gene encoding CD151 antigen → MNWNKFFTGEKHRGTSKSEDEPETEDEDVTDSNATVSTGKTSHFLGTRSQEVPRDHFSQKCIRTIFLTINAITFLAGIVGVVTSVWTLTDDRIMSRLIGHQIFLVTLLFVGLVGSLASLLGIISLVRKRKKYLKTYIFLCLLFLCAIFVTAISSFWIIEEILKNIQADMVTAMRNYDSSPSSRRSWDSTHTYLKCCGIQSSRDWTKYEINIPKSCCATVIEECINITEAVAFKSGCLQNAALLLKSHVHAISITALLIFLILLINLSLALCILRRLKKRRSSR